One stretch of Bradyrhizobium canariense DNA includes these proteins:
- a CDS encoding acetate--CoA ligase family protein: protein MSSSKDAVRKILDLVKADKRTSLTAPEGKLVCDAYGVPVPKEGVAKSAAEAAKIATDMGFPVVMKIVSPDILHKTEAGGVMVGVKTAADVEKNYAAILANAKKYKSDAKIEGIQVQQMLAGGTEVIVGSITDGSFGKLVAFGLGGVLVEILKDITFRLAPTTKQDALSMLDGIQAHDMLKGVRGGDPVNREALADIIVKVSQLVSDFPEIIELDLNPVFATKKDAIAADVRIVVDFDYKPRPAPRPTEEIVTAMNRIMQPKAVAVIGASAEDGKIGNSVMKNLINGGYKGEIYPIHPKAAEILGYKAYKSVKDVPGVIDTAVFAIPAKFVAGALIECGEKKIPGAVLIPSGFAEAGAPELQAEIVEIGKKYNVRLMGPNIYGFYYTPANLCATFCTAYDVKGHAALSSQSGGIGMAIIGFSRSAKMGVSAIVGLGNKSDIDEDDLLAFFEQDPNTNLIAQHCEDLKDGRAFAEAAKRVSKKKPVVVLKAGRTSAGAKAASSHTGALAGNDKIYEDVLKQSGVIRARSLRQLLEFARGIPVLPTPKGENVLIITGAGGSGVLLSDSVVDNGLSLMTMPPDLDAAFRKFIPPFGAAGNPVDITGGEPPITYVNTVKLGLSDERIHSLILGYWHTIVTPPMVFARNMVEVKKEMEAKGFVKPIVASLAGDIEVEEAAEYLYQNGIPAYAYSTELPVEVLGAKYKWARGAGLL, encoded by the coding sequence ATGTCGAGTTCCAAAGATGCGGTCCGCAAAATACTTGATCTGGTCAAGGCGGATAAACGCACGAGTCTGACGGCGCCGGAAGGCAAACTGGTGTGCGATGCCTATGGCGTCCCGGTTCCGAAGGAGGGGGTCGCGAAATCGGCGGCTGAAGCAGCCAAAATCGCCACCGACATGGGCTTTCCGGTGGTCATGAAGATTGTCTCGCCGGATATTCTTCACAAGACCGAAGCGGGCGGCGTGATGGTCGGCGTCAAGACCGCCGCCGACGTCGAAAAGAATTACGCGGCCATTCTGGCGAACGCCAAGAAATACAAATCCGATGCCAAGATCGAAGGCATTCAGGTCCAGCAGATGCTGGCCGGCGGCACCGAAGTCATCGTCGGCTCCATTACCGACGGCTCGTTCGGCAAGCTCGTGGCCTTTGGCCTCGGCGGTGTGCTGGTCGAAATCCTGAAAGACATCACCTTCCGCCTGGCGCCGACGACCAAGCAGGATGCGCTCTCGATGCTGGATGGCATCCAGGCCCATGACATGCTCAAGGGCGTGCGCGGCGGCGACCCGGTCAACCGCGAGGCGCTCGCCGACATCATCGTCAAGGTGTCGCAGCTGGTCAGCGACTTCCCCGAAATTATCGAACTCGATCTCAATCCGGTGTTCGCCACCAAGAAGGATGCGATCGCCGCCGACGTGCGCATCGTCGTCGACTTCGACTACAAGCCTCGCCCGGCACCGCGCCCGACCGAAGAAATCGTCACCGCGATGAACCGCATCATGCAGCCGAAAGCGGTGGCCGTGATCGGCGCCTCGGCGGAAGACGGCAAGATCGGCAACTCCGTGATGAAGAATCTGATCAACGGCGGCTACAAGGGTGAGATCTATCCGATCCATCCGAAGGCGGCTGAGATTCTCGGCTACAAGGCTTACAAGAGCGTCAAGGATGTGCCTGGTGTGATCGACACCGCGGTGTTCGCGATTCCTGCCAAGTTCGTTGCAGGGGCGCTCATCGAGTGCGGCGAGAAGAAGATCCCCGGGGCGGTTCTGATTCCATCGGGTTTTGCCGAGGCGGGCGCACCCGAACTGCAGGCCGAAATCGTTGAAATCGGCAAGAAGTACAATGTCCGCCTGATGGGGCCGAACATTTACGGCTTCTACTATACCCCGGCCAATCTCTGCGCCACGTTCTGTACCGCCTACGACGTCAAGGGTCACGCGGCGCTGTCGTCGCAGTCCGGCGGCATCGGCATGGCGATCATCGGTTTCTCGCGCTCGGCCAAGATGGGTGTTTCCGCGATCGTTGGTCTCGGCAACAAGTCTGACATCGACGAGGACGATCTGCTCGCCTTCTTCGAGCAGGATCCGAACACCAACCTCATCGCCCAGCACTGCGAGGACCTGAAGGATGGCCGCGCTTTCGCGGAAGCCGCCAAACGCGTTTCCAAGAAGAAGCCGGTGGTGGTGCTGAAGGCGGGCCGCACCTCGGCTGGTGCGAAGGCTGCTTCGTCGCATACAGGGGCGCTCGCCGGTAACGACAAGATTTACGAAGACGTCTTGAAGCAGTCGGGCGTGATCCGCGCCCGTTCGCTGCGGCAACTGCTCGAGTTCGCGCGCGGCATCCCCGTGCTGCCGACGCCGAAGGGCGAGAACGTGCTGATCATCACCGGCGCCGGTGGTTCAGGCGTGCTGTTGTCGGATTCGGTGGTCGACAACGGCCTGTCGCTGATGACGATGCCGCCGGACCTCGATGCGGCGTTCCGCAAGTTCATCCCGCCGTTCGGCGCCGCGGGCAATCCCGTCGACATCACCGGCGGCGAACCGCCGATCACCTACGTCAACACCGTGAAGCTCGGCCTGTCCGATGAGCGCATCCACTCGCTGATCCTGGGTTACTGGCACACCATCGTCACGCCGCCGATGGTGTTTGCCCGCAACATGGTCGAGGTGAAGAAGGAGATGGAGGCGAAGGGCTTTGTGAAGCCGATCGTCGCTTCGCTGGCCGGCGACATCGAGGTCGAGGAAGCCGCCGAATATCTCTATCAGAACGGCATCCCGGCCTATGCCTATTCGACCGAATTGCCGGTCGAGGTGCTGGGCGCCAAATACAAATGGGCGCGGGGGGCAGGGCTGCTGTAA
- the frc gene encoding formyl-CoA transferase codes for MTKALKGVRILDFTHVQSGPTCTQLLAWFGADVIKVERPGVGDITRGQLQDVPNVDSLYFTMLNHNKRSITLDTKNPKGKEVLTALIKQCDVLVENFGPGVLDRMGFPWEKIHSINPKMIVASIKGFGPGPYEDCKVYENVAQCTGGAASTTGFRDGLPLVTGAQIGDSGTGLHLALGIVTALYQRTMTGQGQKVTAAMQDGVLNLARVKLRDQQRLAHGPLREYSQFGEGIPFGEAVPRAGNDSGGGQPGRILKCKGWETDPNAYIYFITQAPVWEKICDVIGEPGWKTHPDYAKPPARLSRLNEIFARIELWTMTKTKFEAMEILNKDDIPCGPILSMKELAEDQSLRATGTVVEVDHPTRGKYLSVGNPIKLSDSPTDVKRSPLLGEHTDEILRQVLGFSDHQVAEIHDSGALDPPRKQAAE; via the coding sequence ATGACAAAAGCGCTGAAGGGCGTTCGAATTCTTGATTTCACCCACGTTCAGTCGGGACCGACCTGCACGCAATTGCTGGCGTGGTTCGGCGCCGACGTGATCAAGGTCGAGCGTCCCGGCGTCGGCGATATCACGCGCGGTCAGTTGCAGGACGTGCCGAATGTCGACAGCCTGTATTTCACCATGCTCAACCACAACAAGCGCTCGATCACGCTCGACACCAAGAATCCGAAGGGCAAGGAGGTGCTCACCGCGCTGATCAAGCAATGCGACGTGCTGGTGGAAAATTTCGGCCCCGGCGTACTCGATCGCATGGGATTTCCCTGGGAGAAGATTCACAGCATCAATCCCAAGATGATCGTGGCGTCGATCAAGGGCTTTGGCCCCGGTCCCTACGAGGATTGCAAGGTCTATGAGAACGTCGCGCAATGCACCGGCGGCGCGGCGTCGACCACGGGTTTCCGTGATGGGCTTCCGCTCGTCACCGGTGCGCAGATCGGCGACAGCGGCACCGGATTGCATCTGGCGCTCGGCATCGTCACCGCGCTTTACCAGCGCACCATGACCGGACAGGGCCAGAAGGTCACTGCCGCGATGCAGGACGGCGTGCTCAATCTTGCACGCGTCAAGCTGCGCGACCAGCAGCGCCTCGCGCACGGTCCGCTTAGGGAATACAGCCAGTTCGGCGAAGGCATTCCGTTCGGCGAAGCCGTGCCGCGTGCCGGCAACGATTCCGGCGGCGGTCAGCCGGGGCGCATCCTGAAGTGCAAGGGCTGGGAGACCGATCCCAACGCCTACATCTATTTCATCACCCAGGCGCCGGTGTGGGAGAAGATCTGCGACGTGATCGGCGAGCCCGGCTGGAAGACCCATCCCGATTACGCCAAGCCCCCTGCCCGTTTGTCGCGCCTGAACGAGATCTTCGCGCGCATCGAACTCTGGACCATGACCAAGACCAAGTTCGAGGCGATGGAGATCCTCAACAAGGACGACATTCCCTGCGGCCCGATCCTGTCGATGAAGGAGCTGGCGGAGGATCAGTCGCTGCGCGCCACCGGCACCGTGGTCGAGGTGGATCATCCCACCCGCGGCAAATATCTGTCGGTCGGCAATCCCATCAAGCTGTCGGACAGCCCGACCGACGTCAAGCGTTCGCCGCTGCTCGGTGAGCACACCGACGAAATCCTGCGGCAGGTGCTCGGCTTCAGCGATCATCAGGTCGCCGAAATCCACGATTCCGGCGCGCTCGACCCGCCGCGGAAGCAGGCCGCCGAATAA
- a CDS encoding outer membrane protein, which translates to MQKTLLAGIAAAGLLSASALASDLPTKAAVYKAPIAAPPYNWSGLYVGANFGGGWSNGSLNIPGNNLYGGLTEFIGGVQAGYNFQAGHFLFGVEGDFDGASFSHPVLSNPTLGFVDQHWIGTVAGRVGLVNDQWLVFAKLGGGWVHSDATLNLPGAVWNGSGTGSGWLAGAGIEYGFKPHWTVKLEYDYLGLSNWNSPTIPSVALNRDLQMVKAGINYKFESGVSATAEPSGTSGSAEPSEDLQKASQNPIADLVSVPFQSNTNFNTGPFDRTQEVFNIQPVVPMHLNDDWNLISRTIIPLISQPSPLFDSNTNGVGDITQSLFFSPAHPGALIWGAGPVFTVPSANDPFLGTGKFLFGPTAVFLVTPGHWVVGVLLNNQWSVGGNPLTPAVNSFLAQPFLNYNMAHGWYLTTSPIITSNWLAASGQQWTVPIGGGFGRVFKVGDQPVNAQIAGYYNAIRPTGTSAWQLRATLALLFPVK; encoded by the coding sequence GTGCAGAAAACTTTGCTTGCGGGCATCGCTGCCGCAGGATTGTTGAGCGCGTCTGCTCTTGCATCGGATCTGCCTACCAAAGCCGCGGTGTACAAAGCACCGATCGCAGCGCCACCCTATAATTGGTCAGGGCTTTATGTGGGTGCCAACTTCGGCGGGGGGTGGTCCAACGGCAGCCTGAACATTCCTGGCAACAATCTGTATGGCGGCCTCACCGAATTCATTGGCGGCGTGCAGGCGGGCTATAACTTCCAGGCCGGTCACTTTCTGTTTGGTGTCGAAGGTGACTTCGATGGCGCCAGCTTTAGCCATCCGGTTCTTTCTAATCCGACATTAGGCTTTGTGGACCAGCACTGGATCGGCACCGTGGCGGGCCGCGTCGGCCTCGTGAATGATCAATGGCTCGTATTCGCCAAGCTGGGCGGTGGCTGGGTGCACAGCGACGCTACTTTGAACCTCCCTGGCGCAGTTTGGAACGGGTCCGGCACCGGCAGCGGCTGGTTGGCTGGCGCTGGCATCGAATACGGCTTCAAGCCGCATTGGACAGTCAAACTCGAATACGATTATCTCGGGCTATCAAACTGGAATTCTCCCACGATCCCTTCGGTGGCCTTGAACCGCGACCTTCAAATGGTCAAAGCCGGGATCAACTACAAATTCGAAAGTGGCGTTTCCGCTACGGCCGAGCCGTCGGGCACGAGTGGGTCTGCTGAGCCTTCAGAAGATCTACAGAAGGCATCGCAAAACCCGATCGCGGACCTGGTCAGCGTGCCGTTCCAGAGCAACACCAATTTCAATACGGGGCCATTCGATCGTACCCAGGAAGTATTCAACATTCAGCCCGTCGTGCCGATGCACTTAAACGATGACTGGAATCTGATTTCACGTACCATCATTCCGTTGATCAGCCAGCCGAGCCCGCTGTTCGACAGCAATACCAATGGCGTCGGCGACATTACCCAATCGTTGTTCTTTTCCCCTGCGCACCCCGGTGCGCTGATCTGGGGCGCAGGTCCAGTCTTCACTGTTCCGTCCGCGAATGATCCTTTTCTCGGGACCGGCAAATTCCTGTTCGGCCCCACGGCCGTCTTCTTAGTGACACCAGGACATTGGGTGGTCGGCGTGCTGCTGAACAATCAGTGGTCGGTCGGTGGCAACCCACTGACACCAGCCGTGAACTCATTCCTCGCGCAGCCATTTCTCAACTACAACATGGCACACGGCTGGTACTTGACCACGTCACCGATCATCACTTCGAACTGGCTCGCCGCATCGGGTCAGCAATGGACCGTACCGATCGGAGGTGGCTTCGGTCGCGTGTTTAAAGTGGGTGACCAACCCGTCAACGCTCAGATTGCCGGCTATTACAACGCCATACGTCCGACCGGCACATCTGCCTGGCAATTGCGGGCTACTCTCGCTCTTCTGTTCCCAGTCAAATAA
- a CDS encoding glutathione S-transferase family protein — MTKPEVIGSSKSTYTRVVRMVCEEKGIEYTLTETAIFAPELFTVHPLGKMPALRHGDVCLFESKAIATYLDRVFVGPEIFPSAPLPASLTEQWVSFTNTAVDRTFIRTYLYEYIAARRDKRKPDRNVIDSVLPDLHRQITILDTAVKATGFLVADRFTFADINLMPILHRLAQAPEGNDALARAVHLSKYYEQHAQRNSFQRTSPPEGPPSRTK; from the coding sequence ATGACGAAACCCGAAGTGATAGGTTCAAGTAAATCCACTTACACTCGCGTAGTACGGATGGTCTGCGAGGAAAAAGGCATTGAGTACACGCTAACGGAAACCGCGATATTCGCTCCAGAGCTATTTACGGTTCATCCGCTCGGTAAAATGCCCGCTCTGCGCCACGGTGATGTGTGTCTATTCGAATCCAAGGCAATCGCAACGTATCTCGACCGGGTATTCGTCGGGCCGGAGATATTTCCTTCGGCACCTCTTCCGGCGTCGCTAACGGAACAGTGGGTTTCGTTCACCAACACAGCTGTGGATCGTACCTTCATCCGTACGTACTTGTATGAGTACATCGCTGCACGGCGCGATAAGCGGAAACCAGATCGCAACGTGATCGACTCAGTTCTGCCAGACTTACATCGGCAGATCACGATTTTGGACACAGCCGTCAAAGCCACCGGCTTTCTCGTCGCTGACCGCTTCACTTTTGCAGATATCAACCTGATGCCAATATTGCACCGGCTAGCACAAGCACCGGAAGGTAACGACGCGTTAGCGCGCGCCGTACATCTTTCGAAGTATTATGAGCAGCATGCGCAACGAAATAGCTTTCAGCGCACAAGTCCTCCTGAAGGTCCGCCGAGCCGCACGAAGTGA
- the oxc gene encoding oxalyl-CoA decarboxylase, producing the protein MSAAVQSIDAKTADAEQELTDGFHLIIDALKLNDINTIYGVPGIPITDFGRMAQAAGIRVLSFRHEQNAGYAASIAGFLTKKPGVCLTVSAPGFLNGLTALAHATTNCFPMILISGSSEREIVDLQQGDYEEMDQLAIAKPLCKAAFRVLHAADIGIGLARAIRAAVSGRPGGVYLDLPAKLFGQVMNAEAGRKSLVKVIDAAPAQIPAPDAVKRALDVLKSAKKPLIILGKGAAYAQADDAIRSFVEKSGVPFLPMSMGKGLLPDTHPQCAGAARSTVLKDSDVVMLIGARLNWLLSHGKGKSWGDAPKKFIQIDIEPKEMDSNVEIVAPVVGDIGSCVSAMLAAMGNNWTAAPADWMSAVAKKREENVAKMAPRLMNNNSPMDYHGALGVLRTIVKERPDAMLVNEGANTLDLARGIIDIYQPRKRIDVGTWGIMGIGMGYAIAAAIETGKPVLCVEGDSAFGFSGMEVETICRYRLPVCIVIFNNDGIYRGTDVNSAGDDPAPTVFVKGARYDKMIEAFGGVGVNATSPDELKRAVNAAMDSGKPTLINAVLDPAAGSESGRIGNLNPQSVLSKKK; encoded by the coding sequence ATGTCCGCAGCAGTACAGAGCATCGATGCAAAAACCGCCGACGCAGAGCAGGAGCTCACGGATGGCTTTCATCTCATCATCGATGCGCTCAAGCTCAACGACATCAACACCATCTATGGCGTGCCCGGCATTCCGATCACCGATTTCGGTCGCATGGCGCAGGCGGCGGGCATCCGCGTGCTCTCGTTCCGCCACGAACAGAACGCCGGCTACGCCGCCTCGATCGCGGGCTTCCTGACCAAGAAGCCGGGCGTGTGCCTCACCGTGTCGGCGCCGGGCTTCCTCAATGGCCTCACCGCATTGGCCCACGCCACCACTAACTGCTTCCCGATGATCCTGATCTCGGGCTCGTCCGAGCGTGAGATCGTCGATCTGCAGCAGGGCGACTATGAGGAGATGGATCAGCTCGCCATTGCAAAACCGCTGTGCAAGGCGGCGTTCCGCGTACTGCACGCCGCCGATATCGGCATTGGGCTGGCGCGTGCGATCCGTGCCGCGGTGTCGGGCCGTCCGGGTGGCGTCTATCTCGATCTACCCGCAAAGCTGTTCGGCCAGGTGATGAACGCGGAGGCCGGCAGGAAATCGCTGGTCAAGGTGATCGATGCAGCACCGGCGCAGATCCCTGCCCCCGACGCCGTCAAGCGCGCGCTCGACGTGCTGAAATCCGCCAAGAAGCCGCTGATCATCCTCGGCAAGGGCGCCGCCTACGCGCAGGCCGACGATGCCATCAGAAGCTTCGTCGAGAAGAGCGGCGTGCCCTTCCTGCCGATGAGCATGGGCAAGGGCCTGCTGCCTGATACGCATCCGCAATGCGCGGGCGCGGCGCGCTCGACGGTGCTGAAGGACTCCGATGTCGTGATGCTGATCGGCGCTCGCCTCAACTGGCTGTTGTCGCACGGCAAGGGCAAGAGCTGGGGCGATGCGCCGAAAAAGTTCATCCAGATCGATATCGAGCCGAAGGAAATGGACTCCAACGTCGAGATCGTGGCGCCGGTTGTCGGCGACATCGGCTCCTGCGTTTCGGCCATGCTCGCCGCGATGGGTAACAACTGGACGGCGGCGCCGGCCGACTGGATGAGCGCGGTCGCCAAGAAGCGCGAAGAGAACGTCGCCAAGATGGCGCCCCGGCTGATGAACAACAATTCGCCGATGGACTATCACGGCGCGCTCGGCGTCCTGCGCACCATCGTCAAGGAACGGCCGGATGCGATGCTGGTCAACGAAGGCGCCAACACGCTCGATCTGGCACGCGGCATCATCGACATCTACCAGCCGCGCAAGCGCATCGACGTCGGCACCTGGGGCATCATGGGCATCGGCATGGGCTACGCCATCGCCGCCGCGATCGAGACCGGCAAGCCGGTGCTGTGCGTCGAGGGTGACTCGGCGTTCGGCTTCTCCGGCATGGAGGTGGAGACGATCTGCCGCTACAGATTGCCGGTCTGCATCGTCATCTTCAACAATGACGGCATCTATCGCGGCACCGACGTCAACAGCGCTGGCGACGATCCCGCGCCGACCGTGTTCGTGAAGGGCGCGCGCTACGACAAGATGATCGAGGCCTTCGGCGGCGTCGGCGTCAATGCGACCTCGCCAGACGAACTGAAGCGCGCCGTCAACGCGGCGATGGATTCCGGCAAGCCGACGCTGATCAACGCGGTGCTCGATCCGGCCGCCGGCAGCGAATCAGGCCGCATCGGCAACCTCAATCCGCAGAGCGTCCTCAGCAAGAAGAAGTAG
- a CDS encoding GntR family transcriptional regulator, producing the protein MAEAEIAIVRIAPETSFKNKAYEALKEAILKMDIYTTPEPVMLDERALSERLGVSRTPIREAIAMLEQDGFVKTVPRRGIVVVRRTKSEIVDMIRAWAALESMAARLITTTARKKDISALRDFFKDFGKDRLPQDHVEEYSKANIAFHQALISLSESPVLVDMTNDILLHVRGYRQLTIGRTDRTATSLPEHMAIIEALEARDTELAEKRARDHTLGLAAYVEAHGQELF; encoded by the coding sequence ATGGCTGAGGCAGAGATCGCAATTGTCCGGATCGCGCCGGAGACCAGCTTCAAGAACAAGGCGTATGAGGCCTTGAAGGAAGCCATCCTCAAGATGGACATCTATACAACGCCTGAACCGGTGATGCTCGATGAACGGGCTTTGTCGGAGCGGCTCGGCGTCAGCCGGACCCCGATCCGCGAGGCGATCGCGATGCTGGAGCAGGACGGGTTCGTCAAGACCGTGCCGCGCCGGGGCATCGTGGTGGTACGCCGCACCAAGAGCGAAATCGTCGACATGATCCGGGCGTGGGCAGCGCTCGAGAGCATGGCCGCGCGCCTGATCACGACCACCGCGCGCAAGAAAGACATTTCCGCATTGCGCGACTTCTTCAAGGATTTCGGCAAGGACCGGTTGCCGCAGGATCACGTCGAGGAATATTCGAAGGCCAACATCGCCTTTCACCAGGCGCTGATCTCGCTCAGCGAGTCGCCGGTGCTGGTCGACATGACCAACGATATCCTGCTGCACGTTCGTGGCTACCGGCAACTAACGATCGGACGCACCGACCGCACCGCGACCTCGCTGCCCGAACATATGGCCATCATCGAGGCGCTCGAAGCGCGCGACACCGAGCTTGCCGAGAAGCGCGCCCGCGACCACACGCTCGGCCTTGCCGCTTATGTCGAGGCGCACGGCCAGGAACTTTTTTGA
- a CDS encoding FlgO family outer membrane protein: MTYKTVGELLGHRPSVTSQSKPGSTSAPRLSIAVMPFDNLSGDASQDYFGNGIVENLTTDLSVNIANLLVIASGSSLTYKGQKIDTRQVGRELNVRYLLLGSVLRTGNQVRINARLIDAETGEQLWADRFDGDNANIFSLQDQITARISTSLRFAFVNVGVRQAQKHSNPDAFDMMLRAQAALIDERRLNINPRRQARDYYRKALALEPDNADAEIGLAGVLAENLSNSRSLAGASRPSPDQVTATRAEILELLQSASSTTAASSDAHRVRASLYVYDRKFDDARQELERALSINPNNVNALYLLAANYILSGMPEKALPVFDEHFIRTAGKIPGYRVPLRDWGSSYLLLGRWNEAAAKYQQALALLADPETSGGLAVALVKAGNREAAKAQYEIFREWYTARNGTPPTIKRLKDNSREWSPDPEFLKLYDATVLDGFRNLGTLEE, translated from the coding sequence TTGACTTACAAGACTGTCGGCGAGTTGCTGGGGCATAGGCCTTCAGTGACATCACAATCAAAACCGGGATCGACTTCTGCGCCGCGGCTGTCGATCGCGGTCATGCCGTTTGACAATCTCAGCGGTGACGCCAGCCAGGATTATTTCGGCAATGGCATCGTCGAAAACCTGACCACCGACCTCTCTGTCAACATCGCGAATTTGCTCGTGATCGCGAGCGGATCGTCGCTCACATACAAAGGCCAGAAGATCGACACTAGACAGGTCGGACGCGAATTGAATGTCCGCTATCTGCTGCTTGGCTCAGTGCTTCGCACCGGCAATCAGGTCCGGATCAATGCGCGGCTGATCGACGCCGAGACCGGTGAGCAGCTTTGGGCCGACCGCTTCGACGGCGACAACGCCAATATCTTCAGCCTGCAGGATCAGATCACCGCGCGCATCTCGACGTCGCTTCGCTTTGCTTTCGTCAATGTCGGTGTCCGACAGGCCCAGAAGCACAGCAATCCGGATGCGTTCGACATGATGTTGCGCGCCCAGGCGGCCCTGATCGATGAACGCCGGCTGAATATCAACCCGCGCAGGCAAGCGCGGGACTATTATCGAAAAGCGCTTGCGCTCGAGCCCGACAATGCGGATGCAGAAATCGGCCTTGCCGGCGTTCTCGCAGAAAACCTGTCGAACAGCCGCAGTCTCGCTGGCGCTTCGCGACCCAGTCCCGATCAGGTGACCGCGACGAGAGCGGAAATTCTTGAACTCCTTCAAAGTGCATCCAGCACCACGGCCGCTTCGTCAGACGCACACCGAGTCCGAGCTTCGCTCTACGTCTACGATCGCAAGTTTGACGATGCGAGACAGGAACTCGAACGAGCGTTGTCGATCAATCCAAACAACGTCAACGCGCTCTACTTGCTGGCGGCGAATTACATTCTGTCGGGTATGCCGGAGAAAGCACTGCCTGTTTTCGATGAACATTTCATTCGAACAGCGGGCAAAATCCCGGGCTATCGCGTTCCTCTTCGCGATTGGGGCAGTTCCTACCTGCTGTTAGGGCGCTGGAATGAAGCGGCCGCAAAGTATCAGCAAGCCCTGGCACTGCTTGCCGATCCTGAGACCAGCGGGGGCCTTGCCGTTGCATTGGTAAAGGCTGGCAACCGCGAAGCTGCGAAAGCCCAATATGAAATCTTTCGCGAGTGGTATACCGCACGGAATGGGACGCCGCCGACGATCAAGAGGTTGAAGGACAACAGCCGTGAATGGTCGCCAGATCCAGAGTTTCTAAAACTTTACGATGCGACGGTTCTCGACGGTTTCCGCAATCTCGGAACGCTGGAAGAATGA
- a CDS encoding metallophosphoesterase family protein, producing the protein MIARTFSRKGWRSQMSGYPVSGNLRSAHQSGELNRRAVLSGLAMLPVLSSLLAVKNAAAQQTNSGFSFAVCGDSRPMMYLPVKEGRTDLAGLFVEMFGLVMPEKVAEAVVKRDVKMIFDPATNELKQVVMPFMSRSEVMTLSVDQGWVTRATVEDVKLLPGVHREMFQLQGGDWVSREIVQHVQAGRAKFVINSGDVVWWGNQGRSVSDSPYWKRVNDTMLKQLPAPDDEMRAAGLEGRWFMSVGNHEVWGDPKIEGTLNAVPYLTNFGVTPERLIYKFDFRDVRFVFLWSGKYDYRSPSLWDADRPKYAQQMVQLQEWLDDAKAKGIKKAFITFHYPVFCRAGLGPIPEADNPHKTIAAYAKDLELVVFNGHVHTTEMYDVDGVKYLVLGGGGAEQDPILPGRTSIKVPSNYPPDLYWKGKPPQEEYNYVLVDVAPGEKTKFNLTRYRPGSAEPFASEALFS; encoded by the coding sequence TTGATTGCGCGAACTTTCTCGCGAAAAGGATGGAGGAGTCAGATGAGTGGGTACCCTGTCTCTGGCAACTTGCGATCGGCGCATCAAAGCGGTGAATTGAATAGGAGAGCCGTGCTCTCGGGCCTCGCGATGCTTCCCGTGCTGTCCTCGCTTCTGGCGGTCAAGAACGCGGCAGCGCAACAGACAAATTCCGGATTTTCTTTTGCGGTCTGCGGTGACTCGCGACCCATGATGTACCTGCCAGTCAAGGAAGGCCGTACCGACCTCGCCGGGCTATTCGTTGAAATGTTCGGCCTGGTTATGCCGGAAAAGGTCGCGGAGGCGGTGGTGAAGCGCGATGTGAAAATGATCTTCGACCCCGCCACAAATGAGCTTAAGCAAGTGGTCATGCCGTTCATGTCGCGGAGCGAGGTCATGACGTTGTCGGTGGATCAGGGTTGGGTAACCCGCGCAACCGTCGAAGACGTCAAACTGCTTCCCGGAGTTCATCGGGAAATGTTTCAACTGCAGGGCGGCGATTGGGTCTCTCGCGAAATCGTGCAGCATGTGCAGGCCGGCCGCGCCAAATTCGTAATCAACAGCGGCGACGTCGTCTGGTGGGGCAATCAGGGTCGCTCAGTCAGCGATAGCCCATACTGGAAACGCGTCAACGACACCATGCTCAAGCAACTGCCGGCGCCGGACGACGAGATGCGCGCCGCAGGGCTCGAAGGACGGTGGTTCATGTCAGTCGGCAATCACGAAGTGTGGGGTGACCCAAAGATTGAAGGAACGCTTAATGCGGTGCCTTATCTAACGAACTTCGGCGTGACACCGGAGCGGTTGATCTACAAATTCGACTTCCGGGACGTAAGATTTGTCTTCTTGTGGAGTGGGAAATACGACTATCGCTCACCGTCGCTCTGGGACGCGGACCGTCCAAAATACGCCCAGCAGATGGTGCAATTGCAAGAGTGGCTGGACGACGCCAAAGCCAAGGGAATTAAAAAAGCGTTCATTACGTTCCACTATCCGGTCTTCTGCCGGGCCGGCCTTGGCCCCATCCCGGAGGCTGACAATCCCCACAAGACTATCGCGGCCTACGCCAAGGACCTGGAGCTCGTCGTCTTCAACGGACATGTGCATACGACCGAGATGTACGACGTCGATGGCGTGAAATACCTGGTTCTCGGTGGCGGTGGGGCGGAGCAAGACCCAATCCTTCCCGGCCGCACCAGCATCAAGGTGCCGAGCAACTATCCACCGGACCTCTATTGGAAGGGCAAGCCGCCGCAGGAAGAATACAACTACGTCTTGGTCGATGTCGCACCGGGCGAAAAGACAAAATTCAACCTGACACGTTACCGGCCCGGCTCGGCCGAGCCGTTCGCATCCGAGGCACTGTTCTCATAG